In Musa acuminata AAA Group cultivar baxijiao chromosome BXJ3-9, Cavendish_Baxijiao_AAA, whole genome shotgun sequence, a single genomic region encodes these proteins:
- the LOC135649265 gene encoding uncharacterized protein LOC135649265 isoform X3, with protein MPPEPLPWDRKEYAFKDQRKHERGDALGGGGGGGGGSSSASRWKDPYHGGPRDLLRASPRRPFSSHCRQGGGYHQVHPDDSVGHGCTPSRSDRFWSEDDGYRPASVRHGGCYRTSSSGTSRENRGSFRRSPCWDSGDFSRQHRHDPHATALRSVAAPISSTSQIPLKEQNDKTGGVDDGLGTGHIFDHRDHSLGSIPWKKWSRPGSLGFTKTSRSESEEACLEGVLPSGKENPIQSLVTLTLPPDEVAPRKKPRLGWGQGLAKYEKQKVEGSVETSVGGSKGSLSDDSQKVTSISGCLSPTTPCSATCSSSPGTEDKLCSRTVNDYDGMNQNSDLPGSAFLSFCEEISNNLDHLEVNPIGSLDSLLTDLFQSVDAFSGDSTFSRDSAMNKLLKLKGSISNGLEKIECEIDLLEKELKSLNCDTKTDSYQSSVKLANDSASEPCIQPLAGLSDESNPSKDQKVETIEVAFVEEHVPCSSLVKHDTVIKDIYIINPETLSSKFHLAIEKLSESPLLIKDEKLKVTELQQIVDSDCGERIMVASEDGNRNCGDGDCSSVHVSFDEATQGKDSNLITSIIDSNMNAAKCASKVFGTAFSTNPLLSDIWGLVNFTSCRKNDLKIKEKLATRKCQLRFKERVLLLKFKALHHLWKEDLRLLSIKKVRTKSSKRFELMSRSSQNGSQKQRSSTRSRFASPEIVNFTSKLLSDAQIKLCRNNLKMPRLLLDDKERKYNKFVTQNGLIKDPPSFEKERAMINPWSEDEKDIFMEMLARYGKDFSKISSSLNHKTTADCIEFYYKNHKSESFKEVKKWLDLRKQQQQCLPANTYLVASGKKWNHEMTASSLDMLGAASAVVAHDHCSSKSEKYAGSAVYGTCNDMKVSYGSSYLEGENSVDVSGQERDFVAADVLAGICGALSSETMSSCVTSFIHPAERINRITMDQLLTPEVTQNLDEEEACSDEGCELGSADWTDEEKSIFIQALGTYDKDFTKISSCMKTRSREQCKIFFSKARKCLGLDVIRQDTVLGGTPLSDANGGRSDTDDACVAEMDSAICSTQSCSKVDVDVSQSVANTSYEGIAHAAGNPFHAETDRSNEQDGDVFPGPNLVGGDEKVNNKKVSIFHDDKLASQGDNLQSNTRPKESIAAGLGCAEAIQLCEVADSADRETIVGGSTNVVSPNVSILTIGKTEPVVEACLEVESTKSTSSTVCNVDTTGGSPAEGLKVVVKTEASLSSKVGLSKKNTTNINLTANGKGLLCCGPDSNASAAALFSGTVANVCHLAFDPRYQQQIQLDLQQRKLKQPQAILLKQENVHHVPLNSLLPDPSSICFGGTLNVSSETTLNFEQGNKWHQNLLKRGIYQQYMPRKLSVNQVDRNMHILRGYPLQALSQDVMREVDLTAGEKPSLLEAECKTNVVPQSNQFFMSDKHWNENNLLPSNSGILRSSRSENQSEAEIRTCIKNASSEIEEHRTGDVKLFGKILSHTSPLPQSSSSSHESNPRTSPELDGSSTTNCASIRRDNNRLVPNIGSGQVGLEALPVRNYGFWDGKRIQTGFSSLPETASMLAKYQGSLTGVSLYSAKDGMPSGNGVLTDYQQSYVQHLSSNGKRVENISELQKRNGGIEMVSGFQQQGRVAPLGAKNMMGGGILVGGGGGVSDPVAALKMHYAARASTLNNNIEAWRADMGDR; from the exons ATGCCTCCCGAGCCATTACCTTGGGATCGGAAGGAGTACGCCTTCAAGGACCAGAGGAAGCACGAAAGAGGGGATGCcctaggcggcggcggcggcggtggcggcggctccTCGTCTGCTTCGCGGTGGAAGGACCCCTACCATGGTGGACCCCGTGATTTGCTACGTGCCTCTCCTCGACGACCCTTCTCAA GTCATTGCCGGCAGGGCGGTGGTTACCACCAGGTTCACCCGGACGATTCCGTCGGACATGGGTGCACACCTTCGCGGTCTGACAGATTTTGGTCCGAGGACGATGGCTATAGGCCCGCTTCTGTCAGACATGGTGGCTGCTACCGCACCAGCAGCAGTGGAACCAGTAGGGAGAACCGGGGATCGTTCAGACGATCCCCATGTTGGGATTCTGGTGACTTCTCGAGGCAGCACCGTCATGATCCTCATGCGACCGCTTTGAGGTCAGTCGCAGCTCCGATCTCTTCCACATCTCAAATCCCCCTGAAAGAACAGAATGATAAGACTGGTGGTGTCGATGATGGCTTGGGCACAGGCCACATATTCGATCATCGAGACCATTCGTTGGGTTCCATACCCTGGAAGAAGTGGAGCCGCCCTGGTAGTCTAGGCTTTACGAAGACAAGCAGATCTGAGTCAGAGGAGGCATGCCTGGAGGGGGTGTTGCCCTCGGGAAAGGAAAACCCAATCCAGTCTCTGGTAACTCTTACTCTCCCTCCTGATGAAGTTGCTCCGAGGAAAAAGCCCCGACTTGGATGGGGCCAGGGGCTGGCTAAGTATGAGAAACAAAAGGTAGAAGGATCTGTAGAAACTTCTGTTGGTGGTAGCAAGGGGTCTTTAAGTGATGACAGCCAAAAAGTTACTAGTATCTCTGGATGCCTGTCACCCACAACTCCATGCTCTGCTACTTGCAGTTCATCACCAG GCACAGAAGATAAGCTTTGCAGCAGGACTGTGAATGATTATGATGGTATGAATCAAAACAGTGATTTACCTGGATCCGCATTTCTATCTTTCTGTGAAGAAATTTCTAATAATTTGGACCATTTGGAAGTCAATCCCATCGGATCCCTAGATTCTCTGCTCACTGACTTGTTTCAATCTGTGGATGCCTTCTCTGGTGATTCCACTTTCTCAAGGGATTCTGCTATGAACAAATTATTGAAACTGAAGGGGAGTATTTCTAACGGATTGGAAAAGATAGAATGTGAAATTGATTTGTTGGAAAAAGAGCTCAAGTCACTGAATTGTGATACTAAAACTGATTCTTACCAAAGTTCCGTCAAGTTAGCTAATGATTCTGCTTCGGAACCTTGCATACAGCCATTGGCTGGTTTATCAGATGAATCTAACCCTTCAAAGGATCAAAAGGTAGAAACTATTGAAGTGGCATTTGTTGAAGAGCATGTGCCCTGCAGTAGTCTCGTCAAACATGACACTGTAATTAAAGACATCTATATTATTAATCCAGAAACATTATCGTCTAAATTTCACTTAGCCATTGAGAAATTGTCTGAAAGCCCCTTGCTGATCAAGGATGAAAAATTGAAGGTTACTGAATTGCAGCAGATTGTCGACTCAGATTGTGGGGAGAGGATAATGGTTGCATCTGAAGATGGGAATAGAAATTGTGGAGATGGAGACTGTAGCAGTGTTCATGTAAGCTTTGATGAGGCCACGCAAGGAAAGGACTCTAATTTAATAACTTCAATTATAGATTCTAATATGAATGCTGCCAAATGTGCCTCGAAGGTGTTCGGCACAGCTTTTTCAACAAATCCCCTCCTGTCAGATATCTGGGGATTGGTTAACTTCACATCATGCCGGAAGAATGACCTGAAAatcaaagaaaaacttgctactcgtAAGTGCCAACTAAGATTCAAAGAAAGAGTCCTTCTTCTTAAATTCAAGGCACTGCACCACTTATGGAAGGAGGATTTGCGGTTACTGTCCATCAAGAAAGTTCGCACAAAGTCAAGCAAACGTTTTGAACTTATGAGCCGCTCATCGCAAAATGGTTCTCAAAAGCAACGTTCTTCAACCCGGTCACGGTTTGCATCACCCG AAATAGTGAACTTTACAAGTAAGTTGCTGTCAGATGCACAGATAAAGCTTTGTAGAAATAATTTGAAGATGCCAAGACTATTATTAGATGACAAGGAGAGAAAATACAATAAGTTTGTTACACAAAATGGGTTAATAAAAGATCCTCCTAGCTTTGAGAAGGAAAGAGCAATGATAAATCCATGGTCAGAGGATGAGAAAGATATTTTCATGGAGATGCTTGCCAGATATGGTAAAGATTTCTCCAAGATCTCTTCATCTTTGAACCACAAAACAACAGCAGACTGCATTGAGTTTTATTATAAGAACCATAAGTCAGAAAGTTTCAAAGAAGTGAAGAAATGGTTGGATCTaagaaagcagcagcagcagtgctTACCAGCCAACACCTACCTTGTAGCATCGGGAAAGAAGTGGAATCATGAGATGACTGCCTCTTCTCTTGATATGTTGGGTGCAGCATCGGCTGTCGTAGCACATGATCATTGCAGTTCAAAGAGTGAAAAGTATGCTGGTAGTGCTGTCTATGGGACCTGTAATGATATGAAAGTATCTTATGGGTCTTCTTATTTAGAAGGGGAAAACAGTGTTGACGTATCAGGGCAAGAAAGAGACTTTGTGGCTGCTGATGTGTTAGCAGGCATTTGTGGTGCTCTGTCCTCAGAAACAATGAGCTCATGTGTTACCAGCTTTATTCATCCTGCCGAGAGAATAAACCGCATTACAATGGACCAGCTCTTGACCCCAGAAGTTACTCAGAACCTAGATGAGGAGGAAGCCTGTTCAGATGAGGGCTGTGAATTGGGATCAGCTGATTGGACAGATGAGGAGAAGTCTATATTTATCCAAGCCTTGGGCACATATGACAAGGATTTCACTAAGATCTCAAGTTGCATGAAGACAAGATCAAGGGAACAATGCAAGATTTTCTTCAGTAAGGCTAGAAAATGTCTTGGTCTTGATGTGATTCGTCAAGATACTGTCCTTGGGGGTACGCCATTGAGTGATGCAAATGGAGGAAGGAGTGACACTGATGATGCTTGTGTTGCCGAGATGGATTCTGCAATCTGCAGTACTCAATCTTGTTCCAAAGTGGATGTGGATGTCTCCCAGTCTGTGGCAAACACCAGCTATGAGGGAATTGCTCATGCTGCAGGCAACCCTTTCCATGCCGAAACTGATAGATCCAATGAACAGGATGGGGATGTATTTCCAGGACCTAATCTGGTGGGTGGTGACGAGAAGGTCAATAATAAGAAGGTGTCTatttttcatgatgataagctGGCAAGCCAGGGGGATAATCTTCAATCTAATACACGTCCAAAGGAAAGCATTGCTGCTGGCTTGGGATGTGCTGAAGCTATACAACTTTGTGAGGTTGCAGATTCAGCTGACAGAGAAACAATAGTTGGGGGAAGTACTAATGTTGTTTCTCCAAATGTCTCGATTCTTACAATAGGAAAAACTGAGCCTGTTGTTGAAGCATGTTTGGAAGTAGAGTCAACAAAGTCAACTTCTAGTACAGTCTGTAATGTGGATACCACTGGAGGTTCTCCTGCTGAGGGCTTGAAAGTGGTAGTAAAAACTGAAGCATCACTGTCCAGCAAGGTTGGGTTGTCAAAAAAAAATACGACAAACATCAACCTCACAGCAAATGGAAAGGGCCTTCTTTGCTGTGGGCCAGATTCTAATGCAAGTGCTGCTGCCTTATTCTCAGGAACTGTGGCTAATGTTTGTCATCTGGCCTTTGACCCCAGATATCAGCAGCAGATACAACTGGATCTACAGCAGCGCAAACTGaagcaaccacaggccatcctgttGAAGCAGGAAAATGTCCATCATGTACCATTGAATTCATTGTTGCCAGATCCATCTTCTATTTGTTTTGGGGGCACCCTTAATGTATCATCTGAGACTACTTTGAACTTTGAGCAGGGCAATAAATGGCACCAGAACCTGTTAAAAAGAGGTATATATCAGCAGTATATGCCCAGAAAGCTGTCAGTGAACCAAGTTGACCGGAACATGCATATTCTCAGGGGTTATCCACTTCAGGCACTGAGTCAAGACGTGATGAGGGAAGTGGACCTTACAGCAGGCGAGAAGCCAAGTCTGCTTGAAGCTGAATGCAAGACGAATGTAGTTCCCCAATCAAATCAGTTTTTCATGTCAGACAAGCACTGGAACGAAAACAATCTTTTGCCTTCCAACTCTGGTATACTACGTTCATCAAGGAGTGAGAATCAGTCGGAGGCTGAAATTAGAACCTGTATCAAGAATGCTTCCTCTGAGATCGAAGAACACAGAACTGGAGATGTGAAACTGTTTGGTAAAATTCTTAGTCATACGTCTCCTTTGCCACAATCGAGCTCTTCCTCCCATGAAAGTAATCCCAGAACCTCACCGGAGTTGGATGGTTCTTCAACAACCAATTGTGCCAGTATCCGAAGAGACAATAACCGTCTCGTCCCAAACATTGGAAGTGGCCAAGTTGGCCTGGAGGCCCTGCCTGTGAGAAATTATGGCTTCTGGGACGGGAAGAGAATACAGACAGGGTTTTCATCATTGCCGGAGACTGCTTCTATGTTGGCCAAGTACCAAGGATCACTGACTGGTGTGTCACTTTATTCAGCCAAAGATGGTATGCCTAGTGGCAACGGAGTTCTAACAGACTATCAGCAGTCTTATGTTCAGCACCTGTCCTCAAACGGGAAACGGGTAGAGAACATTTCTGAGTTGCAGAAGAGGAATGGAGGAATCGAGATGGTCTCTGGGTTTCAGCAGCAAGGCAGGGTAGCCCCTCTGGGTGCAAAAAACATGATGGGGGGAGGAATCTTGGTCGGTGGTGGTGGAGGGGTGTCCGACCCGGTTGCAGCCTTGAAAATGCATTATGCTGCGAGGGCGAGCACCCTCAACAATAATATCGAAGCATGGCGGGCAGACATGGGAGACAGGTAG
- the LOC135649265 gene encoding uncharacterized protein LOC135649265 isoform X2, with the protein MPPEPLPWDRKEYAFKDQRKHERGDALGGGGGGGGGSSSASRWKDPYHGGPRDLLRASPRRPFSSHCRQGGGYHQVHPDDSVGHGCTPSRSDRFWSEDDGYRPASVRHGGCYRTSSSGTSRENRGSFRRSPCWDSGDFSRQHRHDPHATALRSVAAPISSTSQIPLKEQNDKTGGVDDGLGTGHIFDHRDHSLGSIPWKKWSRPGSLGFTKTSRSESEEACLEGVLPSGKENPIQSLVTLTLPPDEVAPRKKPRLGWGQGLAKYEKQKVEGSVETSVGGSKGSLSDDSQKVTSISGCLSPTTPCSATCSSSPGTEDKLCSRTVNDYDGMNQNSDLPGSAFLSFCEEISNNLDHLEVNPIGSLDSLLTDLFQSVDAFSGDSTFSRDSAMNKLLKLKGSISNGLEKIECEIDLLEKELKSLNCDTKTDSYQSSVKLANDSASEPCIQPLAGLSDESNPSKDQKVETIEVAFVEEHVPCSSLVKHDTVIKDIYIINPETLSSKFHLAIEKLSESPLLIKDEKLKVTELQQIVDSDCGERIMVASEDGNRNCGDGDCSSVHVSFDEATQGKDSNLITSIIDSNMNAAKCASKVFGTAFSTNPLLSDIWGLVNFTSCRKNDLKIKEKLATRKCQLRFKERVLLLKFKALHHLWKEDLRLLSIKKVRTKSSKRFELMSRSSQNGSQKQRSSTRSRFASPGNLTLVPTTEIVNFTSKLLSDAQIKLCRNNLKMPRLLLDDKERKYNKFVTQNGLIKDPPSFEKERAMINPWSEDEKDIFMEMLARYGKDFSKISSSLNHKTTADCIEFYYKNHKSESFKEVKKWLDLRKQQQQCLPANTYLVASGKKWNHEMTASSLDMLGAASAVVAHDHCSSKSEKYAGSAVYGTCNDMKVSYGSSYLEGENSVDVSGQERDFVAADVLAGICGALSSETMSSCVTSFIHPAERINRITMDQLLTPEVTQNLDEEEACSDEGCELGSADWTDEEKSIFIQALGTYDKDFTKISSCMKTRSREQCKIFFSKARKCLGLDVIRQDTVLGGTPLSDANGGRSDTDDACVAEMDSAICSTQSCSKVDVDVSQSVANTSYEGIAHAAGNPFHAETDRSNEQDGDVFPGPNLVGGDEKVNNKKVSIFHDDKLASQGDNLQSNTRPKESIAAGLGCAEAIQLCEVADSADRETIVGGSTNVVSPNVSILTIGKTEPVVEACLEVESTKSTSSTVCNVDTTGGSPAEGLKVVVKTEASLSSKVGLSKKNTTNINLTANGKGLLCCGPDSNASAAALFSGTVANVCHLAFDPRYQQQIQLDLQQRKLKQPQAILLKQENVHHVPLNSLLPDPSSICFGGTLNVSSETTLNFEQGNKWHQNLLKRGIYQQYMPRKLSVNQVDRNMHILRGYPLQALSQDVMREVDLTAGEKPSLLEAECKTNVVPQSNQFFMSDKHWNENNLLPSNSGILRSSRSENQSEAEIRTCIKNASSEIEEHRTGDVKLFGKILSHTSPLPQSSSSSHESNPRTSPELDGSSTTNCASIRRDNNRLVPNIGSGQVGLEALPVRNYGFWDGKRIQTGFSSLPETASMLAKYQGSLTGVSLYSAKDGMPSGNGVLTDYQQSYVQHLSSNGKRVENISELQKRNGGIEMVSGFQQQGRVAPLGAKNMMGGGILVGGGGGVSDPVAALKMHYAARASTLNNNIEAWRADMGDR; encoded by the exons ATGCCTCCCGAGCCATTACCTTGGGATCGGAAGGAGTACGCCTTCAAGGACCAGAGGAAGCACGAAAGAGGGGATGCcctaggcggcggcggcggcggtggcggcggctccTCGTCTGCTTCGCGGTGGAAGGACCCCTACCATGGTGGACCCCGTGATTTGCTACGTGCCTCTCCTCGACGACCCTTCTCAA GTCATTGCCGGCAGGGCGGTGGTTACCACCAGGTTCACCCGGACGATTCCGTCGGACATGGGTGCACACCTTCGCGGTCTGACAGATTTTGGTCCGAGGACGATGGCTATAGGCCCGCTTCTGTCAGACATGGTGGCTGCTACCGCACCAGCAGCAGTGGAACCAGTAGGGAGAACCGGGGATCGTTCAGACGATCCCCATGTTGGGATTCTGGTGACTTCTCGAGGCAGCACCGTCATGATCCTCATGCGACCGCTTTGAGGTCAGTCGCAGCTCCGATCTCTTCCACATCTCAAATCCCCCTGAAAGAACAGAATGATAAGACTGGTGGTGTCGATGATGGCTTGGGCACAGGCCACATATTCGATCATCGAGACCATTCGTTGGGTTCCATACCCTGGAAGAAGTGGAGCCGCCCTGGTAGTCTAGGCTTTACGAAGACAAGCAGATCTGAGTCAGAGGAGGCATGCCTGGAGGGGGTGTTGCCCTCGGGAAAGGAAAACCCAATCCAGTCTCTGGTAACTCTTACTCTCCCTCCTGATGAAGTTGCTCCGAGGAAAAAGCCCCGACTTGGATGGGGCCAGGGGCTGGCTAAGTATGAGAAACAAAAGGTAGAAGGATCTGTAGAAACTTCTGTTGGTGGTAGCAAGGGGTCTTTAAGTGATGACAGCCAAAAAGTTACTAGTATCTCTGGATGCCTGTCACCCACAACTCCATGCTCTGCTACTTGCAGTTCATCACCAG GCACAGAAGATAAGCTTTGCAGCAGGACTGTGAATGATTATGATGGTATGAATCAAAACAGTGATTTACCTGGATCCGCATTTCTATCTTTCTGTGAAGAAATTTCTAATAATTTGGACCATTTGGAAGTCAATCCCATCGGATCCCTAGATTCTCTGCTCACTGACTTGTTTCAATCTGTGGATGCCTTCTCTGGTGATTCCACTTTCTCAAGGGATTCTGCTATGAACAAATTATTGAAACTGAAGGGGAGTATTTCTAACGGATTGGAAAAGATAGAATGTGAAATTGATTTGTTGGAAAAAGAGCTCAAGTCACTGAATTGTGATACTAAAACTGATTCTTACCAAAGTTCCGTCAAGTTAGCTAATGATTCTGCTTCGGAACCTTGCATACAGCCATTGGCTGGTTTATCAGATGAATCTAACCCTTCAAAGGATCAAAAGGTAGAAACTATTGAAGTGGCATTTGTTGAAGAGCATGTGCCCTGCAGTAGTCTCGTCAAACATGACACTGTAATTAAAGACATCTATATTATTAATCCAGAAACATTATCGTCTAAATTTCACTTAGCCATTGAGAAATTGTCTGAAAGCCCCTTGCTGATCAAGGATGAAAAATTGAAGGTTACTGAATTGCAGCAGATTGTCGACTCAGATTGTGGGGAGAGGATAATGGTTGCATCTGAAGATGGGAATAGAAATTGTGGAGATGGAGACTGTAGCAGTGTTCATGTAAGCTTTGATGAGGCCACGCAAGGAAAGGACTCTAATTTAATAACTTCAATTATAGATTCTAATATGAATGCTGCCAAATGTGCCTCGAAGGTGTTCGGCACAGCTTTTTCAACAAATCCCCTCCTGTCAGATATCTGGGGATTGGTTAACTTCACATCATGCCGGAAGAATGACCTGAAAatcaaagaaaaacttgctactcgtAAGTGCCAACTAAGATTCAAAGAAAGAGTCCTTCTTCTTAAATTCAAGGCACTGCACCACTTATGGAAGGAGGATTTGCGGTTACTGTCCATCAAGAAAGTTCGCACAAAGTCAAGCAAACGTTTTGAACTTATGAGCCGCTCATCGCAAAATGGTTCTCAAAAGCAACGTTCTTCAACCCGGTCACGGTTTGCATCACCCG GTAACTTAACTTTGGTTCCTACAACAGAAATAGTGAACTTTACAAGTAAGTTGCTGTCAGATGCACAGATAAAGCTTTGTAGAAATAATTTGAAGATGCCAAGACTATTATTAGATGACAAGGAGAGAAAATACAATAAGTTTGTTACACAAAATGGGTTAATAAAAGATCCTCCTAGCTTTGAGAAGGAAAGAGCAATGATAAATCCATGGTCAGAGGATGAGAAAGATATTTTCATGGAGATGCTTGCCAGATATGGTAAAGATTTCTCCAAGATCTCTTCATCTTTGAACCACAAAACAACAGCAGACTGCATTGAGTTTTATTATAAGAACCATAAGTCAGAAAGTTTCAAAGAAGTGAAGAAATGGTTGGATCTaagaaagcagcagcagcagtgctTACCAGCCAACACCTACCTTGTAGCATCGGGAAAGAAGTGGAATCATGAGATGACTGCCTCTTCTCTTGATATGTTGGGTGCAGCATCGGCTGTCGTAGCACATGATCATTGCAGTTCAAAGAGTGAAAAGTATGCTGGTAGTGCTGTCTATGGGACCTGTAATGATATGAAAGTATCTTATGGGTCTTCTTATTTAGAAGGGGAAAACAGTGTTGACGTATCAGGGCAAGAAAGAGACTTTGTGGCTGCTGATGTGTTAGCAGGCATTTGTGGTGCTCTGTCCTCAGAAACAATGAGCTCATGTGTTACCAGCTTTATTCATCCTGCCGAGAGAATAAACCGCATTACAATGGACCAGCTCTTGACCCCAGAAGTTACTCAGAACCTAGATGAGGAGGAAGCCTGTTCAGATGAGGGCTGTGAATTGGGATCAGCTGATTGGACAGATGAGGAGAAGTCTATATTTATCCAAGCCTTGGGCACATATGACAAGGATTTCACTAAGATCTCAAGTTGCATGAAGACAAGATCAAGGGAACAATGCAAGATTTTCTTCAGTAAGGCTAGAAAATGTCTTGGTCTTGATGTGATTCGTCAAGATACTGTCCTTGGGGGTACGCCATTGAGTGATGCAAATGGAGGAAGGAGTGACACTGATGATGCTTGTGTTGCCGAGATGGATTCTGCAATCTGCAGTACTCAATCTTGTTCCAAAGTGGATGTGGATGTCTCCCAGTCTGTGGCAAACACCAGCTATGAGGGAATTGCTCATGCTGCAGGCAACCCTTTCCATGCCGAAACTGATAGATCCAATGAACAGGATGGGGATGTATTTCCAGGACCTAATCTGGTGGGTGGTGACGAGAAGGTCAATAATAAGAAGGTGTCTatttttcatgatgataagctGGCAAGCCAGGGGGATAATCTTCAATCTAATACACGTCCAAAGGAAAGCATTGCTGCTGGCTTGGGATGTGCTGAAGCTATACAACTTTGTGAGGTTGCAGATTCAGCTGACAGAGAAACAATAGTTGGGGGAAGTACTAATGTTGTTTCTCCAAATGTCTCGATTCTTACAATAGGAAAAACTGAGCCTGTTGTTGAAGCATGTTTGGAAGTAGAGTCAACAAAGTCAACTTCTAGTACAGTCTGTAATGTGGATACCACTGGAGGTTCTCCTGCTGAGGGCTTGAAAGTGGTAGTAAAAACTGAAGCATCACTGTCCAGCAAGGTTGGGTTGTCAAAAAAAAATACGACAAACATCAACCTCACAGCAAATGGAAAGGGCCTTCTTTGCTGTGGGCCAGATTCTAATGCAAGTGCTGCTGCCTTATTCTCAGGAACTGTGGCTAATGTTTGTCATCTGGCCTTTGACCCCAGATATCAGCAGCAGATACAACTGGATCTACAGCAGCGCAAACTGaagcaaccacaggccatcctgttGAAGCAGGAAAATGTCCATCATGTACCATTGAATTCATTGTTGCCAGATCCATCTTCTATTTGTTTTGGGGGCACCCTTAATGTATCATCTGAGACTACTTTGAACTTTGAGCAGGGCAATAAATGGCACCAGAACCTGTTAAAAAGAGGTATATATCAGCAGTATATGCCCAGAAAGCTGTCAGTGAACCAAGTTGACCGGAACATGCATATTCTCAGGGGTTATCCACTTCAGGCACTGAGTCAAGACGTGATGAGGGAAGTGGACCTTACAGCAGGCGAGAAGCCAAGTCTGCTTGAAGCTGAATGCAAGACGAATGTAGTTCCCCAATCAAATCAGTTTTTCATGTCAGACAAGCACTGGAACGAAAACAATCTTTTGCCTTCCAACTCTGGTATACTACGTTCATCAAGGAGTGAGAATCAGTCGGAGGCTGAAATTAGAACCTGTATCAAGAATGCTTCCTCTGAGATCGAAGAACACAGAACTGGAGATGTGAAACTGTTTGGTAAAATTCTTAGTCATACGTCTCCTTTGCCACAATCGAGCTCTTCCTCCCATGAAAGTAATCCCAGAACCTCACCGGAGTTGGATGGTTCTTCAACAACCAATTGTGCCAGTATCCGAAGAGACAATAACCGTCTCGTCCCAAACATTGGAAGTGGCCAAGTTGGCCTGGAGGCCCTGCCTGTGAGAAATTATGGCTTCTGGGACGGGAAGAGAATACAGACAGGGTTTTCATCATTGCCGGAGACTGCTTCTATGTTGGCCAAGTACCAAGGATCACTGACTGGTGTGTCACTTTATTCAGCCAAAGATGGTATGCCTAGTGGCAACGGAGTTCTAACAGACTATCAGCAGTCTTATGTTCAGCACCTGTCCTCAAACGGGAAACGGGTAGAGAACATTTCTGAGTTGCAGAAGAGGAATGGAGGAATCGAGATGGTCTCTGGGTTTCAGCAGCAAGGCAGGGTAGCCCCTCTGGGTGCAAAAAACATGATGGGGGGAGGAATCTTGGTCGGTGGTGGTGGAGGGGTGTCCGACCCGGTTGCAGCCTTGAAAATGCATTATGCTGCGAGGGCGAGCACCCTCAACAATAATATCGAAGCATGGCGGGCAGACATGGGAGACAGGTAG